Proteins encoded in a region of the Vicia villosa cultivar HV-30 ecotype Madison, WI linkage group LG5, Vvil1.0, whole genome shotgun sequence genome:
- the LOC131601698 gene encoding DNA glycosylase/AP lyase ROS1-like codes for MEVGEMGRKEPESEIPWIPTTPAKPILPKSVPICTPVEGNNQTHHHGNGAVACSEFSNGSEKNREPCHGSVSVATVADIAGDNGKICEKIDSGNNVSCWSELGSSAEFMFPTEVASSNSNSYVAQLGNNNGLNDLFGPSVVLNNSRVPQETSDNACCSKRTSPGDPAEMLDKDGPSLNNEVCELVVELNGASSPLKENHNPAEGSSLCTGLNKTPEKKPRRKKHRPKVIREGKPKRTPKPATPKPAQSKGNITGKRKYVRRKELNKTPTPATEVTGEVAEKVPEAAEMSCKRSLNFEIGTEDESSAGRGNTTSLLNKENGVAVQETNIDLVCDLNTSVKHASNSFMPLPKGTQVLDTSSQSTHPEAKPKENPTGKKRVRRKLNKSPDPPTEVTGELTTEKMFELAQPPCIISTNFNKGGMEESSAVKENVVVEGTYPDLAYVRRPGLNKSSTPTEVSGDLAGKTMSESAKNSCRKSLKFDGGERAESSASGENAIVHPCIETGTELQEIEVGIAYDVKALMKQAAENNYPSICNNEHTLTVHPCKETGAELQNIDVVLADDIEHFVKQAAESNYMSSFNNEQTLSTSPSKTNSPEEKPRGNLTENTYQRRKRLNKSPTCQTEMTGGLTGVLMPESKETTMSRFSDFDMAMKDESSAQRQIVNVQMDDVVKETPAGLAYEETWMKQALHSYIPEGEGKCVRKKRSGRKLTPKNKAGELTKPIMSEPTIISCRMSINFDTGGRDESSMCNESLTNDQNTLAKEIVHNYTSLSENTQAPSICLPKSKFLEVKQNARNKNKRKSLAEAEDGNNGNAQASTVKLKMVGCEREQSETTERADNGQASAVNLQMEMVGCEGEHSGTNGHADNSSMNLIGAQYNGLHSYQSNTCLPKCNPPGRKRNARNKNKRKGLAEVDDGNISNGRASTVNLQMVGCEREHSGTTERADNSSVNLIGAHSNELHAYQSKFSLQFPNIQKKRRTGKGKTPNTHITSSVIAKEGVPLIYAHEDAQVHPYASNHSSWMYGLGYNAVVRRIINESRENYIHNTQTFDEFRISLRRMAEISQLPNQTCDYNSLMRIRNCIEPNYNAKQLDYSDRQTIREAERPQDMPVSCAKKKRNRKRSVLSSSTHPNKDEMQQCHNSALGNHHLTLVKPGTARRVMRKIMHNVEALTEQFRRLNINTGGKELALYGQTALVPFQGSFEPIKKQRPRPKVDLDEETDRVWKLLLLDINHDGVDGTDEEKAKWWEGERNVFRGRAESFIARMHLVQGDRRFSRWKGSVVDSVVGVFLTQNVTDHLSSSAFMSLAARFPKKSGSMCGEGTSQAVNKQQVCVVEPEENTECDVNLLNQSVCNQSSMTVDIVEHSGEKTVNCNDSCRITSSPISLTDESNCKRTESPQRNITECHSPMVVIEDREEKSCHDGTGKELNDIVSSQSSVISSQISGDFSNYQNPEKIGSCSDSNSEVEDLSSTAKYNTCGSFSKLLEMVSSTKFSEVNSQRSKSIENMRDDNATESWKKSNVTQNSLRESIIPSHEHNLKLTLNLGAHQVNCSDPLNTEALSSGILKNKDENEMNTLSFQTDESAGSVAVTHSHNASQVHPREQSNHMQQSLFDIAGQTLDLIQKERDLNFGNHKDVVRSETNEITSDPIKLKTKNQLKEEKEQFDWDSLRRKAQAKAGKREKTEDTMDSLDWDAVRCADVGDIANTIKERGMNNRLAERIQKFLKRLVDDHGSVDLEWLRDVPPDQAKEYLLSVRGLGLKSVECVRLLTLHHLAFPVDTNVGRIAVRLGWVPLQPLPESLQLHLLEMYPVLESIQKYLWPRLCKLDQKTLYELHYQMITFGKVFCTKSKPNCNACPMRAECRHFASAFASARLALPGPEQKSIVIAAGNSAPDENPPVVMSQLQLPLAVNTNQVEEIPETEVSGQLARSEVNICQPIIEEPTTPEPECSEQILSDIEDAFYEDPCEIPTIKLNIEEFTMNLQNYMQQNMELQEGEMSKALVALNPEAASIPVPKLKNVSRLRTEHCVYELPDTHPLLEGWDKREPDDPGKYLLAIWTPGETADSTQAPECKCRSREELGQLCNEKECFSCNSFREANSQIVRGTLLIPCRTATRGSFPLNGTYFQVNEVFADHESSLNPVSVPRSWIWNLNRRTVYFGTSTTSIFKGLSTQEIQQAFWRGYICVRGFERKLRTPRPLMARLHFPASKLAKAKEKTKKESTPAKESQVPKPAKKSQEPKPNPEQPEQPELITNGHSLQEKGTA; via the exons GAGAAAAAAGCACCGGCCCAAGGTCATTAGAGAAGGCAAACCCAAAAGAACTCCGAAACCAGCTACCCCAAAGCCTGCGCAATCAAAAGGAAACATAACTGGCAAAAGGAAGTATGTGAGGAGAAAGGAATTGAACAAAACTCCTACTCCTGCAACAGAAGTGACCGGAGAAGTCGCAGAAAAAGTACCTGAAGCTGCCGAAATGTCATGTAAAAGGTCCTTAAATTTTGAAATAGGTACAGAAGATGAGAGTTCTGCAGGCAGAGGAAATACAACTTCACTTCTAAACAAAGAAAATGGTGTAGCCGTACAAGAAACAAATATTGACCTTGTTTGTGATTTAAACACTTCGGTTAAGCATGCATCAAACAGTTTCATGCCATTACCAAAAGGTACACAAGTCCTAGATACATCTTCACAAAGCACCCACCCTGAGGCAAAGCCAAAAGAAAACCCAACTGGCAAGAAGCGTGTGAGAAGGAAATTGAACAAGTCTCCTGATCCTCCAACAGAAGTGACAGGTGAACTGACTACAGAAAAGATGTTTGAATTGGCCCAACCACCCTGTATAATTTCCACAAATTTCAACAAAGGAGGAATGGAAGAGAGTTCTGCTGTCAAAGAGAATGTAGTCGTAGAGGGAACATATCCAGATCTTGCTTATGTGAGAAGGCCGGGATTAAATAAGTCTTCTACTCCTACTGAAGTATCCGGAGACTTGGCTGGAAAAACGATGTCAGAATCTGCAAAAAATTCTTGTAGAAAGTCCTTAAAGTTTGATGGAGGAGAAAGAGCTGAAAGTTCTGCCAGCGGAGAAAATGCAATTGTACATCCGTGTATAGAAACTGGTACAGAACTACAGGAAATTGAGGTAGGCATTGCCTATGATGTGAAGGCTCTCATGAAGCAGGCAGCAGAAAATAATTACCCATCAATTTGTAATAATGAACATACCCTAACTGTGCATCCGTGCAAAGAAACTGGTGCAGAATTGCAGAATATTGATGTAGTCCTTGCCGATGATATAGAGCATTTCGTGAAGCAGGCAGCAGAAAGCAATTACATGTCATCTTTTAATAATGAACAAACCCTAAGTACGTCCCCTTCAAAAACTAATTCTCCCGAGGAAAAGCCAAGAGGAAACCTGACAGAAAATACGTATCAGAGAAGAAAACGGTTGAACAAGTCTCCTACTTGCCAAACAGAAATGACAGGAGGACTGACTGGGGTGTTGATGCCAGAATCTAAAGAAACAACAATGAGTAGGTTCTCAGATTTTGATATGGCTATGAAAGATGAAAGTTCTGCTCAAAGACAAATTGTAAATGTGCAAATGGACGATGTGGTAAAGGAAACACCCGCAGGCCTTGCTTATGAAGAGACTTGGATGAAGCAGGCATTGCATAGTTACATACCTGAAGGTGAAGGGAAGTGTGTGAGAAAGAAGAGATCGGGCAGGAAGCTTACTCCAAAAAATAAGGCAGGTGAATTGACTAAACCAATTATGTCTGAACCTACCATAATATCGTGTAGAATGTCCATAAATTTTGACACAGGAGGAAGAGATGAAAGCAGTATGTGCAATGAAAGCCTCACCAATGATCAAAACACCTTGGCAAAAGAGATAGTACATAATTACACATCGTTATCTgaaaacacacaagctccaagtATATGTCTTCCAAAAAGCAAATTTCTTGAGGTGAAGCAGAATGCCaggaacaaaaataaaagaaagagtCTTGCAGAGGCAGAGGATGGAAACAACGGTAATGCTCAGGCTTCAACAGTAAAGTTAAAAATGGTTGGTTGCGAGAGAGAGCAATCTGAAACCACTGAAAGAGCAGATAATGGTCAAGCTTCAGCAGTAAACTTACAAATGGAAATGGTTGGTTGCGAGGGAGAGCATTCTGGAACCAATGGACATGCAGATAATAGCAGTATGAATCTGATTGGGGCACAATATAATGGATTGCACTCATACCAGTCAAATACATGTCTTCCAAAATGCAATCCTCCTGGAAGGAAGCGGAATGCCaggaacaaaaacaaaagaaagggtCTTGCAGAGGTTGATGATGGAAACATCAGCAATGGCCGGGCTTCAACTGTAAATTTACAAATGGTTGGTTGCGAGAGAGAGCATTCTGGAACCACTGAACGTGCAGATAACAGCAGCGTGAATCTGATTGGGGCACACTCTAATGAATTGCACGCATACCAGTCAAAGTTTTCACTTCAGTTTCCAAATATCCAGAAGAAAAGGAGAACTGGAAAGGGAAAAACTCCTAACACTCATATTACATCTTCTGTGATTGCCAAAGAGGGAGTACCACTAATATACGCTCATGAAGATGCTCAAGTGCATCCTTATGCATCAAACCACAGCTCCTGGATGTATGGTTTGGGATATAATGCAGTTGTACGCCGAATCATAAATGAATCTAGAGAAAATTATATTCATAATACTCAAACATTTGATGAGTTCAGAATATCTTTAAGAAGGATGGCAGAAATATCTCAATTACCAAATCAAACTTGTGATTATAATTCTCTAATGAGAATTAGAAACTGTATTGAACCAAATTACAATGCAAAACAACTGGACTATTCAGACCGGCAAACAATACGAGAAGCAGAAAGACCACAAGACATGCCTGTGTCATGTGCAAAAAAGAAGCGAAATAGAAAGAGAAGTGTTCTTTCCAGTTCAACACATCCTAACAAAGATGAGATGCAACAGTGCCATAATTCTGCATTGGGAAATCACCACCTGACACTGGTGAAACCAG GTACTGCTCGCCGAGTAATGCGGAAAATAATGCATAATGTTGAAGCATTAACAGAGCAATTTAGACGGCTAAACATAAACACGGGAGGGAAAGAACTTGCCTTATATGGGCAGACTGCACTTGTTCCCTTTCAGGGCTCATTTGAACCCATCAAAAAACAGCGCCCACGACCTAAAGTTGATCTTGATGAGGAGACTGATAGAGTATGGAAGCTTTTGCTGTTAGATATAAACCATGATGGGGTTGATGGAACAGATGAAGAAAAGGCCAAATGGTGGGAAGGAGAACGTAATGTGTTCCGTGGACGAGCAGAATCATTTATTGCACGGATGCATCTTGTACAAG GAGACAGGCGATTTTCTCGATGGAAAGGATCGGTTGTGGATTCAGTAGTGGGagtttttctcactcaaaatgtCACAGACCATCTTTCCAG TTCTGCGTTCATGTCACTTGCTGCTCGATTTCCCAAAAAGTCAGGCAGCATGTGCGGAGAAGGCACGAGCCAGGCAGTCAATAAACAACAAGTGTGTGTGGTGGAACCAGAAGAGAACACCGAATGTGATGTAAACTTATTGAATCAATCTGTTTGCAACCAAAGCTCTATGACAGTAGATATAGTTGAGCATTCTGGAGAAAAAACTGTCAACTGCAATGATTCCTGCAGAATTACAAGTAGCCCAATTAGCTTAACAGATGAATCGAACTGCAAACGAACAGAATCACCTCAGAGAAATATTACAGAATGCCACAGCCCAATGGTGGTGATTGAGGACAGGGAAGAAAAATCATGTCATGATGGTACAGGGAAAGAGTTAAATGACATTGTTTCATCTCAATCCTCTGTCATTTCATCTCAAATATCTGGAGATTTTTCAAATTATCAAAATCCTGAGAAGATAGGATCATGCTCAGATAGCAACTCAGAAGTTGAAGATCTGTCAAGCACAGCAAAATACAACACTTGTGGTTCCTTCTCTAAGCTTCTTGAAATGGTAAGTTCAACCAAGTTTTCTGAAGTTAACAGTCAAAGAAGCAAATCAATTGAGAACATGAGAGATGACAATGCAACAGAAAGCTGGAAAAAATCAAATGTCACTCAAAACTCTTTAAGAGAATCCATCATTCCGTCCCATGAACATAATTTGAAACTCACACTCAACTTAGGAGCTCATCAAGTTAACTGCTCTGATCCTCTCAACACAGAAGCTTTGTCAAGTGGCATCTTAAAGAATAAAGATGAAAATGAGATGAATACACTTAGTTTTCAAACAGACGAATCTGCAGGCTCTGTTGCAGTCACTCATTCACATAATGCATCTCAAGTCCATCCTCGGGAACAGAGTAATCACATGCAGCAAAGCCTTTTTGACATTGCTGGACAAACTCTTGATCTGATTCAGAAAGAGAGGGATTTAAATTTTGGTAATCACAAAGATGTTGTGAGGAGTGAAACCAATGAGATAACTTCTGACCCAATAAAGTTAAAGACCAAAAATCAactaaaggaggaaaaggaaCAATTTGACTGGGATAGTTTACGAAGAAAAGCACAAGCTAAGGCtgggaaaagagaaaagacaGAAGACACCATGGATTCCTTAGACTGGGATGCCGTGAGATGTGCAGATGTTGGTGACATTGCTAATACAATCAAAGAACGAGGCATGAACAACAGGCTTGCCGAGCGTATTCAG AAATTCCTGAAGAGACTGGTTGATGATCATGGAAGCGTTGACCTCGAGTGGCTGAGAGACGTTCCACCTGACCAAGCAAA AGAGTATTTGCTAAGCGTGAGAGGACTGGGATTAAAAAGTGTGGAGTGTGTGCGCCTGTTAACGCTGCACCATCTTGCCTTCCCG GTAGATACAAATGTTGGACGTATAGCAGTACGCTTGGGATGGGTACCTCTCCAACCACTGCCCGAGTCACTACAGTTGCATCTCCTTGAAAT GTACCCGGTGTTGGAGTCCATACAAAAGTATCTCTGGCCTCGATTGTGCAAGCTAGATCAAAAAACATT GTATGAGCTACATTACCAGATGATTACATTTGGAAAG GTCTTCTGTACAAAAAGCAAACCAAATTGCAATGCATGCCCAATGAGAGCAGAATGCCGACACTTTGCTAGTGCATTTGCAAG TGCAAGGCTTGCCCTGCCTGGACCAGAGCAGAAGAGTATAGTAATTGCAGCTGGAAATAGTGCGCCAGATGAAAACCCACCTGTAGTCATGAGTCAGTTGCAGTTGCCTCTTGCTGTGAATACAAACCAAGTGGAAGAAATTCCCGAAACAGAAGTTAGCGGACAACTGGCAAGATCTGAAGTAAATATCTGCCAACCTATCATTGAAGAGCCGACAACTCCAGAGCCAGAATGTTCGGAACAAATACTAAGTGATATCGAAGATGCCTTCTACGAAGACCCATGTGAAATTCCTACCATTAAACTTAACATAGAGGAGTTCACTATGAATTTACAAAACTATATGCAACAAAACATGGAACTTCAAGAAGGTGAAATGTCTAAGGCTCTGGTTGCTTTGAATCCAGAGGCTGCCTCCATTCCTGTGCCCAAGCTAAAGAATGTTAGCCGATTGCGAACAGAGCATTGTGT TTATGAACTCCCGGATACGCATCCTCTTCTGGAAGGG TGGGACAAGCGAGAACCTGATGATCCTGGCAAATATCTTCTTGCTATATGGACTCCAG gaGAGACAGCAGATTCAACACAGGCACCTGAATGCAAATGCAGATCTCGCGAAGAATTAGGACAACTCTGCAATGAGAAGGAGTGTTTCTCATGCAACAGTTTCCGTGAAGCAAATTCACAGATAGTTAGAGGGACACTCCTG ATACCGTGTCGAACAGCTACGCGTGGGAGCTTTCCATTAAATGGCACTTATTTCCAAGTCAACGAG GTATTTGCTGATCATGAGTCGAGCCTTAATCCTGTTAGTGTTCCCCGAAGTTGGATCTGGAACCTCAATAGGAGAACAGTCTATTTTGGAACCTCCACAACATCAATATTTAAAG GTTTATCAACACAAGAAATTCAACAAGCCTTTTGGAGAG GGTATATCTGTGTGCGAGGGTTTGAAAGGAAATTGCGAACACCGCGTCCTCTGATGGCTAGACTACACTTCCCAGCTAGCAAATTGGCCAAAGCCAAAGAGAAGACAAAAAAAGAGTCAACTCCAGCAAAGGAATCACAAGTACCAAAACCGGCGAAGAAATCACAAGAACCGAAACCGAATCCTGAACAGCCTGAACAGCCTGAACTGATTACAAACGGTCACAGCCTTCAGGAGAAAGGAACAGCCTGA